One window of the Falco biarmicus isolate bFalBia1 chromosome Z, bFalBia1.pri, whole genome shotgun sequence genome contains the following:
- the ZNF367 gene encoding zinc finger protein 367 — protein MAERLPPGPPVFFCQDSPKRVLVSVIKTTPIKHSSRQGGEEPAPAPPVPTSPGFSDFMVYPWRWGENAHNVTLSPGSTAAPSALPPPRGGAGRAPAEDDEKVAGTGGGGRHLKDGIRRGRPRADTVRDLINEGEQSSSRIRCNICNRVFPREKSLQAHKRTHTGERPYSCDYPDCGKAFVQSGQLKTHQRLHTGEKPFVCSENGCLSRFTHANRHCPKHPYARLKREELTDRLSKKQTADNKAVAEWLAKYWETREQRAPALKNKTIQKTDQEQQDPMEYLQSDEDGEDDEDKNSAHSAARHRRLQEQRERMHGALALIELANLAVAPLRQ, from the exons ATGGCGGAGCGGCTGCCGCCGGGCCCCCCAGTGTTTTTTTGCCAGGACTCCCCGAAGCGCGTCCTGGTTTCCGTTATCAAGACCACCCCTATCAAGCACTCATCGCGGCAGGGCGGCGAGGAGccggcgcccgccccgcccgtCCCCACCAGCCCCGGCTTTAGCGACTTCATGGTCTACCCCTGGCGCTGGGGCGAGAACGCCCACAACGTGACCCTCAGCCCCGGCAGCACCGCCGCCCCCTCCGCtctcccgccgccccgcgggggAGCAGGTAGAGCCCCCGCCGAGGATGACGAGAAGGTGGCCGGcacgggcggcggcggccggcacCTGAAG GATGGGATAAGGCGCGGCCGTCCGAGAGCAGACACCGTCCGCGACCTAATCAACGAAGGGGAGCAGTCTTCCAGCAGGATTCGTTGCAATATCTGCAACAGGGTCTTTCCGCGAGAGAAGTCGCTGCAGGCCCACAAACGAACTCATACCG gTGAAAGGCCTTATTCGTGTGACTACCCAGATTGCGGGAAAGCATTTGTTCAGAGTGGGCAGCTCAAAACTCACCAGCGTCTCCACACAGGGGAGAAACCTTTTGTCTGCTCAGAGAATG GCTGTCTGAGCAGGTTCACGCATGCAAACCGTCATTGCCCCAAACATCCATATGCACGACTGAAGAGGGAAGAGCTCACAGACAGGCTGAGTAAGAAGCAGACGGCTGACAATAAAGCTGTGGCTGAGTGGCTAGCAAA ATACTGGGAGACAAGAGAACAGCGTGctcctgctttgaaaaataaaacaatccaGAAAACGGATCAGGAACAGCAGGACCCTATGGAATATCTTCAGTCTGATGAAGATGGTGAAGATGATGAAGACAAAAACAGTGCTCATTCAGCTGCTCGCCACCGCCGCCTCCAGGAACAGCGTGAACGCATGCACGGCGCACTGGCGCTTATTGAGCTTGCAAACCTAGCTGTGGCACCCCTACGACAGTAG
- the SLC35D2 gene encoding UDP-N-acetylglucosamine/UDP-glucose/GDP-mannose transporter isoform X2: protein MSARPAVGEVAGGAAPPALPRVLSALFYGTCSFLIVLVNKALLSAYSFPSPMFLGIGQMAATILILYVSKLNKIVHFPDFDKSIPVKLFPLPLIYVGNHISGLSSTSKLRKRYPLSIIVSVFAIILGAFIAAGSDLSFNLEGYTFVLLNDIFTAANGVYTKQKIDPKELGKYGVLFYNACFMVVPTVIISFSTGDFQQVTHFQHWTNFLFVFQFILSCLLGFLLMYSTVLCSHYNSALTTTVVGAIKNISVAYIGMLIGGDYIFSVLNFIGLNICMAGGLRYSFLTLRGNSKPMQPGDEENALPEAKS from the exons ATGAGCGCCCGGCCGGCCGTGGGTGAGGTGGCGGGCGGCGCCGCGCCCCCGGCGCTGCCCAGGGTGCTCTCAGCCCTCTTCTATGGGACGTGCTCCTTCCTCATCGTGCTGGTCAACAAGGCCCTGCTCAGCGCCTACAG CTTCCCATCACCCATGTTTCTAGGAATTGGACAG aTGGCAGCCACTATACTTATCTTGTATGTGTCAAAATTAAATAAGATTGTTCACTTCCCCGATTTTGACAAAAGTATACCTGTGAAG TTGTTTCCTCTGCCTCTGATTTATGTTGGAAACCACATAAGTGGATTATCAAGTACCAGCAAACTCAG GAAACGATACCCACTGAGTATTATAGTCAGCGTATTTGCCATCATTCTCGGGGCTTTCATAGCAGCTGG GTCTGATCTGTCTTTTAATCTGGAGGGCTACACCTTTGTATTGCTAAATGATATCTTCACAGCGGCAAATGGAGTttacacaaagcagaaaattgaTCCAAAG gaGTTGGGAAAATACGGTGTCCTTTTCTATAATGCTTGCTTCATGGTGGTTCCAACAGTTATTATTAGCTTTTCTACTGGAGACTTTCAGCAG gtgaCACATTTCCAACACTGGAcaaattttttatttgtctttcaaTTTATTCTTTCCTGCTTGTTGGG GTTTCTCTTGATGTATTCTACTGTCCTATGCAGTCATTACAATTCTGCACTCACAACGACAGTGGTTGGTGCCATCAAG aatATATCCGTTGCTTACATTGGAATGTTGATTGGTGGAGATTACATATTCTCCGTGTTAAACTTTATAGGACTAAATATTTG taTGGCAGGAGGACTGAGATACTCGTTTTTAACCTTAAGAGGAAACAGCAAGCCTATGCAACCTGGGGATGAAGAGAATGCACTTCCTGAGGCAAAGAGTTAA
- the SLC35D2 gene encoding UDP-N-acetylglucosamine/UDP-glucose/GDP-mannose transporter isoform X1: protein MSARPAVGEVAGGAAPPALPRVLSALFYGTCSFLIVLVNKALLSAYSFPSPMFLGIGQMAATILILYVSKLNKIVHFPDFDKSIPVKLFPLPLIYVGNHISGLSSTSKLSLPMFTVLRKFTIPLTLLLEIIILGKRYPLSIIVSVFAIILGAFIAAGSDLSFNLEGYTFVLLNDIFTAANGVYTKQKIDPKELGKYGVLFYNACFMVVPTVIISFSTGDFQQVTHFQHWTNFLFVFQFILSCLLGFLLMYSTVLCSHYNSALTTTVVGAIKNISVAYIGMLIGGDYIFSVLNFIGLNICMAGGLRYSFLTLRGNSKPMQPGDEENALPEAKS, encoded by the exons ATGAGCGCCCGGCCGGCCGTGGGTGAGGTGGCGGGCGGCGCCGCGCCCCCGGCGCTGCCCAGGGTGCTCTCAGCCCTCTTCTATGGGACGTGCTCCTTCCTCATCGTGCTGGTCAACAAGGCCCTGCTCAGCGCCTACAG CTTCCCATCACCCATGTTTCTAGGAATTGGACAG aTGGCAGCCACTATACTTATCTTGTATGTGTCAAAATTAAATAAGATTGTTCACTTCCCCGATTTTGACAAAAGTATACCTGTGAAG TTGTTTCCTCTGCCTCTGATTTATGTTGGAAACCACATAAGTGGATTATCAAGTACCAGCAAACTCAG tttgCCGATGTTTACAGTGCTCAGGAAGTTTACCATTCCACTTACTTTACTGCTGGAAATCATCATACTTGG GAAACGATACCCACTGAGTATTATAGTCAGCGTATTTGCCATCATTCTCGGGGCTTTCATAGCAGCTGG GTCTGATCTGTCTTTTAATCTGGAGGGCTACACCTTTGTATTGCTAAATGATATCTTCACAGCGGCAAATGGAGTttacacaaagcagaaaattgaTCCAAAG gaGTTGGGAAAATACGGTGTCCTTTTCTATAATGCTTGCTTCATGGTGGTTCCAACAGTTATTATTAGCTTTTCTACTGGAGACTTTCAGCAG gtgaCACATTTCCAACACTGGAcaaattttttatttgtctttcaaTTTATTCTTTCCTGCTTGTTGGG GTTTCTCTTGATGTATTCTACTGTCCTATGCAGTCATTACAATTCTGCACTCACAACGACAGTGGTTGGTGCCATCAAG aatATATCCGTTGCTTACATTGGAATGTTGATTGGTGGAGATTACATATTCTCCGTGTTAAACTTTATAGGACTAAATATTTG taTGGCAGGAGGACTGAGATACTCGTTTTTAACCTTAAGAGGAAACAGCAAGCCTATGCAACCTGGGGATGAAGAGAATGCACTTCCTGAGGCAAAGAGTTAA
- the SLC35D2 gene encoding UDP-N-acetylglucosamine/UDP-glucose/GDP-mannose transporter isoform X3 — translation MAATILILYVSKLNKIVHFPDFDKSIPVKLFPLPLIYVGNHISGLSSTSKLSLPMFTVLRKFTIPLTLLLEIIILGKRYPLSIIVSVFAIILGAFIAAGSDLSFNLEGYTFVLLNDIFTAANGVYTKQKIDPKELGKYGVLFYNACFMVVPTVIISFSTGDFQQVTHFQHWTNFLFVFQFILSCLLGFLLMYSTVLCSHYNSALTTTVVGAIKNISVAYIGMLIGGDYIFSVLNFIGLNICMAGGLRYSFLTLRGNSKPMQPGDEENALPEAKS, via the exons aTGGCAGCCACTATACTTATCTTGTATGTGTCAAAATTAAATAAGATTGTTCACTTCCCCGATTTTGACAAAAGTATACCTGTGAAG TTGTTTCCTCTGCCTCTGATTTATGTTGGAAACCACATAAGTGGATTATCAAGTACCAGCAAACTCAG tttgCCGATGTTTACAGTGCTCAGGAAGTTTACCATTCCACTTACTTTACTGCTGGAAATCATCATACTTGG GAAACGATACCCACTGAGTATTATAGTCAGCGTATTTGCCATCATTCTCGGGGCTTTCATAGCAGCTGG GTCTGATCTGTCTTTTAATCTGGAGGGCTACACCTTTGTATTGCTAAATGATATCTTCACAGCGGCAAATGGAGTttacacaaagcagaaaattgaTCCAAAG gaGTTGGGAAAATACGGTGTCCTTTTCTATAATGCTTGCTTCATGGTGGTTCCAACAGTTATTATTAGCTTTTCTACTGGAGACTTTCAGCAG gtgaCACATTTCCAACACTGGAcaaattttttatttgtctttcaaTTTATTCTTTCCTGCTTGTTGGG GTTTCTCTTGATGTATTCTACTGTCCTATGCAGTCATTACAATTCTGCACTCACAACGACAGTGGTTGGTGCCATCAAG aatATATCCGTTGCTTACATTGGAATGTTGATTGGTGGAGATTACATATTCTCCGTGTTAAACTTTATAGGACTAAATATTTG taTGGCAGGAGGACTGAGATACTCGTTTTTAACCTTAAGAGGAAACAGCAAGCCTATGCAACCTGGGGATGAAGAGAATGCACTTCCTGAGGCAAAGAGTTAA